The genomic interval GCTTAAGAGCTGGTTTGACGCGAGTGCACAGATGTGCCTAATCGATTAAGTCAATCGATTAGACACAGCGTAAGGGATTAGAGCAATCACTTACAGCTCCTTTTGCTTTCAAATAGAATGTTTCTGTTCGAAACTTAAGCGATCAAGTTAATTGCTTAAGCTATTTCTCGTGATCGAACAGAATGTTGCTGAATCGATCTGGCTAATTAGGATTAATCGACTGGGGTAGTCGATTAAGGTTGAAAATATAATCGTTATGTAGGCAGAAAAGGAGTTCATGTGCATTGTTCACTGTATCTCTTCTCTTCCACTCTCTGTATCGAGCACAGATCTTTACACCAGTTCTTGGAAACTTtttggagacaagtgttgctgcactttcaGTGTTTAAGAAGTGTTTACAAGCAAAGAagagagcaagctagggtttcttcattgtaaatcttataagatttcatTTGTGTCAGCTTGTATCTTTCTCTTCTTGTATCTACtatgtgtgtgagtttgtacgagacttctctgcCTCCGAAGTATTTTCGAGAAAGAGTATTTTATTGTCGATATGTGAGTGAGGGTCGAATCCTTAGATtgatcacctcttcttgaggtgaataccaaataAATCTTTGGCGTTAACGTTTGCTTGCTCTCAAAGTGACCAAACATAGTGGATATCAAATTTGGTCACATGATCGTCTACTAATGGATAGTGACACCTTCTGAATGGAAAAATTCAGTGGATGTCAAATCTAGTTTCTGATAGCCCGATCTTCTCCCTCAACCGCTTCACCGCGACTTGGCTGCCGTCCTCCAGCGTCGCCTTGTAGACCGTCCCGTAAGTGCTCTTCCCCATGATCTCCGCTGTGGCGCACAGGAGGTCATCGGCGGTGAAGGCTAGCGGGCCGTCGAAATGGACCAGCTTCCCTCCGGTGTCACCTCCGGTCTCGACTTCCGACCCCGTCTCCTGCCCTGACTTCTCGCCTCTCCTGGCCGCCGCCTCTCTTGCGGTGCTCTGTTTTGCAGCTCTGTTTCTAATCATGCAGTAGAATAGAAAGGAGAAAAGAAGGATGAGGAGCGCAAGGAAGACCGCCACAGCGATGAGTATTAGTGCCTTGGTACCAAGTCTTCTCCGTGTGTGCTCCGGCGAGGTGGAAAGAGACTGAGGATAGGTAGGAGGAGCAGAAGGGCATGGAGCCGCACTGTAACCGCAGAGCTGGAGGTTTCCACTGAAAGAGCTCGAATTGAATTTCTCGGAGAGGAGAACAGGAACAGGGCCAGATAAATTGTTGTCGGACACATTGAAGAAAGTGAGGTTGGTGAGGTTGTCAATGGAAACTGGAATTCCTCCGGTGAGGTTGTTCTCCGACAAATCCAGCAGAGAAAGGCCGGAGATGTTCCCCAACGTGGGAGGGATTGAACCGACGAATTGGTTCCTCTTAAGATCGAGCAAAGATAGATTCTTTAAGCCATCAATGGACTCAAGGATCGGGCTTTCGAGAAAGTTACCTTCGAGTTTGAGCTCGACCAAGGACGAAAGGTTACACAGTGACTCAGGAAAGCTTCCGCTAATGGAGTTTTTGGAAAGATCGAGCGTTTTAAGCCTCGGGAACGTCCCGAATTCCTCAGGAATACTGCCTTGTAGCTCATTGTTGCTGAGAGAGAGGTCTTCCAGCATTGGAAGGCGAGAGAGAGAGATTGGGATGCTTCCGGAGAGGAAATTGTGCTCTAGATGCAAGCTTTTGAGCTGGAAACCTGAAACAttgttgctgctgctgcttcCCCATGTGTCGGGGACAGAACCGGAGAGGTTGTTGTGTTGGAGGGAGACGAACACAAGAGCCGGAAGGCGAGTGACGGCGGCAGGAATTGACCCAGAGATATTGTTGTAGCTCAAATTAAGCCTAAGGAGCCGGGTATTGTTGGCAATGGAGGCAGGGATGCTGCCGGAGAGCGAATTGGCGCTGAGGTCCAGCGTCTGCAGAAGGACGCATCCGGCGATGGACCGAGGCACCTCACCGGTGAAGCGGTTGTTGAACAAATAAACTCCGCGAAGCTCTCGGAGGAGGCCGAGGGCCGGCGGGATGGGCCCGCCAATGGTGTTGTCGTGGAGGTTGAGCTTGCGGAGTGAAACGAGCTGGCCGACCTTACTGGAGAGGCGACCGGCGAGGCCGCGCCAGGGGAGCTGGATGGCGATCACCTGGCCGCGGACGCACTTGATACCGGTCCATGCGCCGGAGCAGGCGTCAATGCCGGTCCCGTTCCAGATCCGGAGCACGCCTCGGCGGTCGGTGAGCTCGGCCTTGATGGCCTGCAGCCCCTGGAGGTCGTTCTGGGTGATCGCTACCCCGTCCCACTCGAGTCCCGTAGCAAACCTAGACGAAACCAATAAAAGTAAGACCAACACCAGCAGCGGCAGCGGCTGCTGCCGTTGGAGGCTATCCATGAAGCAGGGAACTCACTGCTCTGCGTTGGATCAACGCGAGACGAAGTACAAGATCAAGGGAGAGCAGATGAGAGAGGAAGATTAATTGGATTCGGGAACGAAAGGAGTGGGATTATAAATTGCCGGAGATGgaaattattattgttgttttaccCTTGGAGGAAGCCAACGGCTAGTTTTCCTGCGccgcttcatcatcttcttcctcttgactGCCGGCTACGACTTGAGCGGAGAGCGCGAGGGCAAAAGCGAAAATAAAATTGACGAGTGAGGAAGAGCAACGGCTAGATTTTGGGGGCTGCGTCCGGAAGCGCTAGCTTGCGTCACATCCACATCGTCGGTGGGAGTGGTTTGACTCCGATCTGCCATTTCAACGGTCCGATAGAGTAGGACGGCCCCTGGGAGGAATTAGATTCTGTGTACAATGCACCAGGTGATGACGTAATCTGCAGTTGTTTTGACGTCagaaattattgaaaacttcttGCCAGGCCCTGTAAAAGGTTGAAGTaaaatgttggtgcaattccAGACAAGGAATCTGCCGTATTCGATGAATATGAAACGTCGTAAATTTAGAATATACCTTTCATTTTCACAAAAAAgattaatacttatttctttcaAAATCAGTAGAATTTTGCATGAATAACAAGAGTGTTGTTAATAGAGGTACACAGAAATTgtaaaattaagaaattaaatagcaAGAAATGGTCTTGTGATCTCCCGTAAACATCAAAACGTGGAGCTTGCAATCTCCTCCTGCCAGTTATTCGGTCAGCTAATCATTCAGCAATTTAACAATAATGGATATGCACCTGCTTATCGATGGGTTTGATTGTGAACCTGTTCGTTGTTGTCCGACAAGCTTATTCTTATTACTCGACCCACGATGACAGTGATGTCGTCTAACTTGCCCCCTGCGTCAAACAATCCAGTGATGCATCAGATCACATGGAAGGCATTAGCATGAACACTAAGAGCATGGAAATGGGAAAAAATCATCAAAACAAGAGGTTAAGAATGTCATGCCAACTAGTTTTGTTCCAAGGACTTTCTTCCACCAGGGTACGTCAAAGCCCTGCAAAGTAAACATCATTTATTCAGGTCTAGATAACATGTTTTCTACAATTACATGTTACGTTTAAATGTTTACATGTAGCACATAATAGGAACAAAGACACGGTGAATATTATTTCAGATTCTTGTGTTGAATTTGTTTGGTATGATAGTTGCGAAATAGAGCATCAATGCTAGCCTTAgacaacaaacaaaacataaaacaAGGTGTCGGTACCCTGCTTCTAGCTTCCAAGGAATACGGTGAATCAAAATTTGAATCCATAGAGTGATAATGTGCTAGATTGGCTAGTTTGTTTGCTACCATCACAAGAAACATATTGGTTAGAAGGAATAAGTCGAAGCCAAATTGCGAATTTAGTACTCTCAACAAACCAGCTTCGGAGACATCTTGAGATCCAGAGAGAGCTGAAATTATTTCATGATCAAAGATATTGTCAAAAAGGCCATCTGAACCCATGACAACTGTATCTCCTTCAATCAACTCTAAACTACATACCTGTTGAATAAGTTACAGCATTTGATAGTCCAAACAATAATATTAGAAAGAGAAAATAAATGTAGCTGCGGCATATAAAGCTAAAAGTAGAATTCCTGGAAAGTGCAAATTTTGTACTTCATAAATCACTGTAGACTCAGTTGAGTAGGATATTAACTAGAAGAGAATTTGAGTGGACAAATATGTAAACTAAAAGCAGACTGGATAAATTTGAAACTATACCATGCCGCATCAGAATTAAGAATGGTCTGGAAACAGACCTACTTTTCCACTACTTGTGCCATTTTAGAGCAACCAAATCTTAGTTAGCTTCATCATCCATGTACAGCCATTCAGTTGGCAGTGATAAAGTAGATAAATTGAAATGAACACCAATTGCTTCTCCTTATGCACGAAAATTCTACAATTTAAGTTGAAAAACATAGGCAAAATTTTTTGGAATCATATGTCATCATTGTTAACCACAAAATTTCCATCTTCGCACATTTACACATAGTCCAGCAAAATAAAGAGCTTGTTTTTCTTCTTGTTAATAAACCTTGTTGCTTTATACTTTAGCTAAAGTTTAGTTTGACCCTCTACTCATGATGTCAAACCTTAAGTTTAGTTTGTATCTTAGAAAATGATCAGAATTGacaatatttagtaaaaaaactGAATAAGTACTGAACAGAGTCATGGATCATGCAAATAATTTCTCCAAGTAAAGCAAAGGTTTAAGGCTTCAAATGAATAATTGAACTGAAATTTTGTTATATGGACACTGGGACATTCAGGCTTCGTATTTTTGTTCTTATTGGATCAGTGTAGAAGATATCAAAGCAATGGTATGCTAAGGGATGATGATGATAAAAAAAAGATTCTGGAGTACAAAAGAATTTTACTCTAAACTAAAGATAAGTCAAGAAAAGAAAATTCATATAGAGCAAGCAACAGCAGAAGAAAAAAATGAACTTAACGAAAACGAAGTCAAACAAGCAATACCGTGGCATCCTGATACGTTTGGCCATAAATCTCTGAGCTCAACTGATATGGACAATCAAAATAGTGATCTTGTGGAGATGTAGCAAAAACTACTTGGTCTGTCCATCAAATGACaggacaaaaaaaaattaaaatcacaaATATTCTAGCTGCTGACCTCAAAAAAAACTGATAGAAGTCAGTTCATCTCTTGGTAAATCACCTCTCCGAATAAGTCGCAACCCACAATCTCCAACATTTGCCACTTTAAGGATTCCGTTCTTCTCTAATATTGCAATTATACTATCCATATTAGTGAAGCAGTAAGTAGTTGGCCTCAACTTTCAAACCTTTCAAACAAGGCATAAAGCAATGAAAGAACACAAACCAGGCACCCATGGTCACAAAAAGTAGAACATGGAAAGAAACAAGTTGTTGAACACTTGTCGTTGtaggatcgagacgcgctagaaggggggatgaatagcgctcatggcttctTCACGTTCGTTTAAAATCGATCGAGTAAAATGGCAACGGAATAaagacaaaaagaaagaaagagacaaCGCTAACAccccaagagttacttggttcggcgCCAGTGGCGATTCCTATTCTAATGCctgcacgtaagagtgctttcgatgggcaaataCTAATCAATCCAATGATTACAAATATAATTATAGCTTtaatacaagtaatttgaatAACAGCAATACCAACGACTTGGAGAATCAAATCTTGAGCGCAATCGTCGTCGGAGCAACTTTCGAGCATTGAGGAGGTGCTTTATGAGTAGCGCGCACAAGCGGACGTTGTTTGGAATGTTGTTATCTAGGTGATGGTcgaatcctccttttatagctcatTCCGGACTCTTGGAACCTCCCCCGGGCGCCCCCACAGGGCTAATGTGGCGTGCTCTCGTCGAACTCGATCTGCAAAAGTTATCCATCTTTGTGCGCCTGGACCACCCTCGGGCACCCGGACCGTGATGTAGGTCCGCCAATCATCGTGCTCCAGCTCACTGTGAAGATCGATTTTCGATCGCCCGGGTGCCTGGAACAACTCTGGGCgctcgtgttggttgctactcggaatatcataccggttcccttacaaaaattttatacaagtcctgaacctttcctaacaacctattgtattctttaggaATATcatactcggaatatcataccggtcgcaccaatcccatattactatatgggctcctttttatcatgagtgtgttgatctccctgtgtttaagatattgaatgtccactaattaaataagttactacaactcacttaattaatatctagctccaagagtagtaccactcaaccttatcgtcatgtcggactaagtccacctgcagggtttacatgacaatccttataagctcctcaaggggacatcatcaacatagattactaggacacagtttcattctataatcaacaacacaccatataaataatatcatttcccaacttatcgagcctattgatttaacgaactaaatcgcaccatttgataaattaaagaaataagtattaagtatatatgcttgttattatatcatgattaagagtacatacttctataataacagaggtattgttcttttatatagttagtgaTCCTGTCctaatcgccgaaccaaaggacgttgggcacgtggcgctttcctagtcgatggcgcaggcctccgaagctccggcgatcctgcacagaagtcgggccgggaaggggttcccggcggcgaccctccgacgctcaagtcaggcaaagctcaatagagagaaaggggctccaaaactcgtagtgcgtagtatgaggctctttatataggcggtgaaagaactaatgccgtccaccgaggtgcatacgtatGCTGACCCATACCGGTATGCACTGCCGAGAGCTTACGGCGCCATCTGCAGCCCATTGCgccttgatgggacaacagacACCCGTTGTCGGACTAGGAGTATGCTAGCCGTATACGACTTGTCGAAGATGTTCCCCTTCTTTCGCTTTCATGTAAGGCGGCCACCTGGGACGAAGTCCGTCAGCCGCCCTCCTCCTTTTACGCTACGGCAAGACTCACCTCGCGTCCCTGCCGTTGACATTAGTGTCGGGAAATTTCCGATGGCGCTATGTAGACTGTTAGCAGTGTCATTTTCtcctggttcttccgctcggctcttaactactgtttcgacagagcgtcggaaccccgacccggtcagggcgccttttactaccgaatgtcccttggtcggccgatcggtcttatccatttcttccaagtccggtcggctcacccttctccggcgggctactTGGTCATTTGacctccatgtggcgttgacccctcgttagggggtcccgggctcttaccaccggatcacttgccttcccctcgagtctagtcgaaggaggcgaagtccgactgactggactgccggtctgGCTGAGCAATGATCattgcattaggccgctcggTTAGGTATAGGgatactcatccgttcggcgaTATCGTGTCCGTGCCTCGTGTTCTCTTGGAAttcactacccatcacgtgctctacgcacagtaaggggagctcattaaatgcgaccagtttcctgctgacacgtggcggtcgtgcgtttgtcagcgtatggcggtggcgtcacttccgatggggcagccgccgtttgaaatggacggctagatgacaacctcgatatcggcgacttggatcggacggctgaaatcaatagcggccgcccttataaagctccgacttccgctttccgccgcatttcggccTCCTCTCCTCCCGACGTTTCGCTGCTTCTTTCTTCTCCAGCGATCTTGCGTTCCGGCTCTCCGACGACCCTACAATttcttccgatcatctcccttgCTTGTAAGACCCTTTTTTCTTGCTCCCaatgttttcttctttctgttaatcatttccttcagtcggtttttctccattccttgcttgaaccttcccttttggtcccgcattcttgtctttcggccatgactagcacctcgcagtcgaccgACGGCGCTCCGGATCTATGGTATACGACCATAGAGAGCCATTTTGACGAGAAGGACGCCctgcgcctcactcgaacctatgatctgccgatcgatcaccaaatagtgttagccacaccggccgatcggcctcatgaagcGCCGTCCGGCAcggttcttttcttccgagaccaatttctggccggactgcgttttccaccccacaaatttttcttacaagtttgcaattattttcgcattccgctcggcggtagttcctttaggctgctgggcggagtgatagttttgttcaatGAACGCcatccccttagacccaaaaattttccactactttttatcccaagcaagccgggtggggcacctttgttttccaatctaggataggcttcgtccttttgaTAATATgctgagctccaacaaacattggaaggagcatttttctaTATCGTTTTCGAGCGACcgacttttcgtaccaagtggcggGGCAGAATGCCAAGAACCGGcaatttagaggcgacgcggctTACCTTCACGCACGGCTAGTTAGTCggtatcatattgacaagctgctccttccgggagtaatgcacatattcggcttgtcttctaccccagccgatctgccctgcagcatgagtaagttcccttatcctctcgtttattttgttctaactgatttatttcttgcttctgcagctgaagtcatgtggcgtgctaaggcgaccgagaagctcaaattgaaagccgctcagatcgaggcggtgaagaacaaagaggtcgccgagcggggccttggtcTAGCTGAACCGACCGGCGAAGCaagtgaggggactcaggatgcccctgaagccttagccgctgctacctctcacgacgaggcaACGGGCGGCACTGAACCTTCTAACCAAGCTgaggtagagggccgttcggcagatgatgttccgctagtcactcggaagcgccgacgaccggaatttgcctctgcctcaactccacttgatgagccccagcccgagcggggcgcggacgctccggtgctgtccgggacggtttccctcgagagtactccgaccccacatggctctccgagggccagctcgaGTGCCGTCCGTCCTCTAAGAACTCTGCCGTATCGAGCTTCTTCCTTCTGGTCACGGTGGGCCGTCCGGTGGGCCGACGCTTCTCGAGCGAGCCGAGCGGCGAATTTAATTAAAGCGTCGCGCCTTCCTTCGGAGGGTACAtggctgctgatcggccaatggTCCCCGAGCGGCAGATCACCGATgggccctcttgcccaagcttgggtgggcgctcggcgtcgaatagccaagatgactcccggcagctcggcgacaacaatggccaccggggtatgctctgttTCTTTGTTTGCGTATTTGAATTATGTTTTAACCTATCCACGTTTGCTAGCGAGCGGGTGGGcggatcgccattagcgatcgattggcgGAAGCGGAGGGCGAGTTGAAAAACAAAAGCTACGAAGTGCTGGGCGTCGGCGGCCGCTGGAGAAGGCGAAAAACTCTTGGATGCCGAGCGGAAAGGGCTTCGATctagcgagcaaggtcgttcggcgtgaggtgatgatcaagcaacgagataaggagatcaagacggcgaccacccggaagctccaggccatcgatatggaccgaatgaaggtggagatccgagggCTGAGCAACGCATCgaggatctggatgctctgctggctagaaaggagagccgctcggccgatctcaaagatttgatggagacttgaaggatctcgagccgccagcgacgctgcccacgccgcgctcaaaagtcggctctgacgaagtgaggaaggcgtatctccgctcggaagatttcaagagaagtttaccgacaagatatcctcactttcgaagaagcaATCAAGGCGGTGGATTATCCAAGACCGAGGCCACTGCCGGCCGGTAGCCgtcccgaggacctcgcgacggTGATGGGCGCCGTCCAgacactctttttgactttgacgcgtgATAAGCGTTTTTATGAACTTTTTGTATTCCCGCGCCCAACTTATTTTGTAGTAACTTTTTTGGTTCACCCAGtgcataatagataatcttttctgttccttcaacttctgttttggcaagaaatttttctctcgtcacGACTGtgagtgttctttaaaactcttccgctcggcaccacgctctaccagacaagtcgattgtctttaatgtcttttatcatgcgactgagcagccgctcggcGTTTACATGCTAATATCTTTAACTTCTACTGACCAACTTTTGCTTcgtgccttacccccaaaggggttttccgtacatatttgataagcgagccgctcagTCGTATGTTGGTTTTAACGACCAGGCTATCGTTGATCGTATCATGCGAATGGCtattcgctcggacgtttatagacgccggctcgtctctcgatatttaacgtcggagctcgacggtcttccgctcggacgtttatagacgtcggctcatctctcgatatttaacgtcggagctcgacggtcttccgctcggacgtttatagacgccggctcgtctctcgatatttaacgtcggagctcgacggcctttacggctaactttAACTGATTATATACGCCCTGCCGAGGGGCGAGGGGTCTTCGTTATCGAGCatgcggctcgtacaatatacctccggccgaacggtacGGGACCTTCGATATTGAGCGTGCGGCTCGTTTAATATACCTCCGGcctaacggtccggggccttcgatattgagcctttggctcggatacaaTTCCCcctgccgaacggcgcggggtcttcgtcatcgagcgttCGGCTTGGATactatacgcccggccgaacggtgCAGGGTCTTCACCTTCGAGCATTTGGCTCGTATATTTAtatgccccggccgaacggcacataCACAAAAATGCTCAAtgcgttttcatctttttgcttcctgcattacaaggacataggcgactagcatatacacaaaaatgaattacattcatgcacctttcatccagctcgataaggctggagatgatttgcactccacggtcgatctagctgccgcccgtcttcatcctccaaataatatgcgcccgatcggagcttttcaataaccttgaaggggcccgcccacggtgcctccagtttgccgacgtcgccgaccggcttgactttcttccagacgagatcgccgacctggaatgatctggggattacgcggcggttgtagttttgcttcatccgctaccgatacgccatcagccgaacggacgccttggctcgctcttcggcgactaaatccagctccatgttcctccgctcggcgttgccatcatcatagctctggatccggacggactcaacaccgacctcaaccggaatgaccgcctcgccgccatacaccaaatggaacggtgtgacgcccgtcccttccttcggagtcgttcggatggcccataagacgcccaaCACTTCATCcgcccaacttcctcccaaatggtcgagccgagcgcgcagaatacgaagaatttcccgattggctacttcggcttgaccgttactttggggataagccacggacgtgaagtgttgctcgatgccgtagcttttacaccaatcctctagcaccttccctgtgaattgccgcccattgtcggaaaccaatcagcgagggatgccgaaccgacagatgatgtgttgccagatgaattttttgaccatctgttcggtgatctttgccagcggctcagcctccacccacttggaaaaataatcgaccgccaccggtaaaaatttcctctgtccggtcgccatcggaaatggaccgacaatatccattccccattgatcgaacggacatgaaacggttgatgccttcatttcctcggccggtcggtggttgaagttatggtacttttggcatgaaAGACACGTCGACACtctccgagcggcatctgcttgtaaagtcggccagaagtatccagctagcaggatcttcttagctagtgctcgtccgcccggatgtcctccgcacgatccttgatgtacttcttggaggatgtaagccgagtcctccgagctcacgcatttcaacaacggacgtgagaaagcctttttataaagctgatcgccgattcTCCTCCTTAGCATttgggcttcatactcattggatggtgtggcgccgcggaggaactctatgatgggcgtccgatcgcttggaaatgtgaggccttccatccggtcgacgtcgCCACCAGTGtgctttttcaattggctgctgaatggcgattggcgttattgagctcgcgagtttggctaactcatcgcttgattttccgctctgggtatcttacggacaataacttctctaaaatctgcTTTGAGCTTCTGAAGGCCCAGGCCGGCTATCAATGCCTTATGTTaccttcattgttggtggctttaTAATTAATCTAATGGAGAAGTGCGTCTTTTCTTCTTTGAAAAAGCAGTATTCCGATCCGGCCTTGCCGAGTCggcgacccatccacatatatcttccatgttgtCTCCGGCTCGACCTTCTATACCTCGATGATGAAATCGGCTAAGGCCTGCGCTTTGATTGCCAGTTGGGGTTGATATTATATGTCAAATTTGCTTAGTTCGGTCGTCGATTTGATAGCCTTCCTGATGCTTCGGGATTTAGTAGAACTCGTTCCAAGGCGCTATTGGTTAGTACAATGATGGTGTGTGCTAGGAAATATGAATGGAGCCTTCGAGCGGCGAGACGATGAGCTAGcttttcgagaccagtgtagcgagat from Zingiber officinale cultivar Zhangliang chromosome 6B, Zo_v1.1, whole genome shotgun sequence carries:
- the LOC121989424 gene encoding probably inactive leucine-rich repeat receptor-like protein kinase IMK2, translating into MDSLQRQQPLPLLVLVLLLLVSSRFATGLEWDGVAITQNDLQGLQAIKAELTDRRGVLRIWNGTGIDACSGAWTGIKCVRGQVIAIQLPWRGLAGRLSSKVGQLVSLRKLNLHDNTIGGPIPPALGLLRELRGVYLFNNRFTGEVPRSIAGCVLLQTLDLSANSLSGSIPASIANNTRLLRLNLSYNNISGSIPAAVTRLPALVFVSLQHNNLSGSVPDTWGSSSSNNVSGFQLKSLHLEHNFLSGSIPISLSRLPMLEDLSLSNNELQGSIPEEFGTFPRLKTLDLSKNSISGSFPESLCNLSSLVELKLEGNFLESPILESIDGLKNLSLLDLKRNQFVGSIPPTLGNISGLSLLDLSENNLTGGIPVSIDNLTNLTFFNVSDNNLSGPVPVLLSEKFNSSSFSGNLQLCGYSAAPCPSAPPTYPQSLSTSPEHTRRRLGTKALILIAVAVFLALLILLFSFLFYCMIRNRAAKQSTAREAAARRGEKSGQETGSEVETGGDTGGKLVHFDGPLAFTADDLLCATAEIMGKSTYGTVYKATLEDGSQVAVKRLREKIGLSETRFDIH
- the LOC121989425 gene encoding probable protein phosphatase 2C 1 isoform X1; amino-acid sequence: MGRLSILRSLRLLPSPSPLRPSSIRQSRRLSAFARRQIRSELSLSFGSHLIPHPAKVDKGGEDAFLVSNHNGGVFAVADGVSGWADQNVDPALFSRELMANVSELIVDEEVNYNPQVLMRKAHAATSSIGSATVIIAILEKNGILKVANVGDCGLRLIRRDQVVFATSPQDHYFDCPYQLSSEIYGQTYQDATVCSLELIEGDTVVMGSDGLFDNIFDHEIISALSGSQDVSEAANKLANLAHYHSMDSNFDSPYSLEARSRGFDVPWWKKVLGTKLVGGKLDDITVIVGRVIRISLSDNNEQEEIASSTF
- the LOC121989425 gene encoding probable protein phosphatase 2C 1 isoform X2; this translates as MDSIIAILEKNGILKVANVGDCGLRLIRRDQVVFATSPQDHYFDCPYQLSSEIYGQTYQDATVCSLELIEGDTVVMGSDGLFDNIFDHEIISALSGSQDVSEAANKLANLAHYHSMDSNFDSPYSLEARSRGFDVPWWKKVLGTKLVGGKLDDITVIVGRVIRISLSDNNEQEEIASSTF